ATTAATTAGTAATTATTATTAATTAGTATAATAGCTGAATTTAATTATAAAAGCAATATTATTTAAAAAATTTTATCAGCCGGATGAGCAGTTTTTGCATATGCCTTCAAAAAGCACCCTTATATTAAGAACATCATAATTCATTTCAACCTCTTTGGGGGTTTTGAAGTTAAAAGGAACATTTTCAATATCGTATATATTGCCACATTTCCGGCATATAAAATGATAGTGCTTCAGAGTATTTCCTTCATATCTCCGAGTTGGAGAAAGGCCTTCTATGATTTCCGCAATACCTATGTCATGAAAAAATGACAGTGTTCTATATACCGTATCAAAAGAAATATCAGGAAAAGTTTTCTTTACTCTCTTATATAGAGTTTCTACATTTGGATGGTCATAAGAATTTAATAGTTCAGTGTATATTACAGTTCTCTGGGGGGTGACTTTCATTTTCTTTTCCCTGCAGATTTTTTTAAAATCATGAATTAAATCATTTTTATTATTTGAGTTCATCTTACTGCTTTTTAAAGCCTGATTAAATTAATTATTAATATCATATATGATTAATAAAAATCATGGAATAATTTTTATTACTGACATATAACTTAATTTCCTATTCAGCGACAGGGAAATTATTTTTTCTTCATGCTAAAGATATAGCCTCCTCTCTGATTTCCTATTA
The DNA window shown above is from Actinomycetota bacterium and carries:
- a CDS encoding transcriptional repressor is translated as MNSNNKNDLIHDFKKICREKKMKVTPQRTVIYTELLNSYDHPNVETLYKRVKKTFPDISFDTVYRTLSFFHDIGIAEIIEGLSPTRRYEGNTLKHYHFICRKCGNIYDIENVPFNFKTPKEVEMNYDVLNIRVLFEGICKNCSSG